One window of the Archangium primigenium genome contains the following:
- a CDS encoding helix-hairpin-helix domain-containing protein: protein MRRWVWLGVVGLGLIGGAAHAGEPRARVRYTGQVNLNEATAAQLDLLPSVGQKAAERIVAWRQKRPFKRVDELVRVKGFGRKRMLRLKPYLTLQGETTLQAERVPVPAADQG, encoded by the coding sequence GTGAGGCGCTGGGTGTGGCTCGGGGTGGTGGGCCTGGGGCTGATCGGGGGCGCGGCGCACGCGGGCGAGCCCCGCGCGCGGGTGCGCTACACGGGGCAGGTGAACCTCAACGAGGCCACGGCGGCCCAGCTGGACCTCTTGCCCAGCGTGGGACAGAAGGCCGCCGAGCGCATCGTGGCCTGGCGGCAGAAGCGGCCCTTCAAGCGCGTGGACGAGCTCGTGCGGGTGAAAGGCTTTGGCCGCAAGCGCATGCTCCGGCTCAAGCCCTACCTGACGCTCCAGGGCGAGACGACGCTCCAGGCCGAGCGCGTGCCGGTGCCGGCGGCGGACCAGGGCTGA
- a CDS encoding sigma-54-dependent transcriptional regulator: MTSLVLLVDDDAALRHAWRRLLKGVGYEVLDAPDAPTARQLFHAHPVRLVLLDLMLPPENTPEAGTALLGEFLSARPDTKVVVVSGTGEASLALSLVQRGAYDFFAKPAEPEHLLTVLDRARARLGLEARVRELEQSLAAREDHLLGQAPAFLEAKQLAARAAAADIPVLLTGASGTGKEVFARFVHARSRRAERPFVTLNCGAISPHLLESLLFGHKKGAFTGAVADTKGLFVEAHGGTLFLDEIGDLQGELQVKLLRATESGEVLPVGASRPVQVDVRLVSATHQPLPELVADKRFREDLYWRLRGIEVALPRLAERPGDVGLLARHFLHHARALVPQAALPTLAPATVRCLETYEWPGNLRELRHEMQRALVLAGGRAEVLPEDLSPALRRTQAPADAASGPLTLEQTIERLEREELTRALAECAGNRSHAAEKLGLSRQGLLNKMARHGLR; encoded by the coding sequence ATGACCTCCCTCGTACTGCTGGTGGATGACGACGCGGCGCTGCGCCACGCCTGGCGGCGGCTGCTCAAGGGCGTGGGCTACGAGGTGCTCGACGCCCCGGACGCCCCCACCGCGCGCCAGCTCTTCCACGCCCACCCCGTGCGACTGGTGCTGCTGGACCTGATGCTGCCCCCGGAGAACACCCCGGAGGCTGGCACGGCGCTGCTCGGGGAGTTCCTCTCCGCCCGGCCGGACACCAAGGTGGTGGTGGTGTCGGGCACGGGCGAGGCGTCGCTCGCGCTGTCCCTGGTCCAGCGCGGCGCCTACGACTTCTTCGCCAAGCCGGCCGAGCCCGAGCACCTGCTCACGGTGCTCGACCGGGCGCGGGCACGGCTCGGGCTGGAGGCGCGGGTGCGCGAGCTGGAGCAGTCGCTCGCGGCGCGGGAGGACCACCTGCTGGGCCAGGCGCCCGCGTTCCTCGAGGCCAAACAGCTCGCGGCGCGCGCGGCGGCGGCGGACATCCCCGTGCTGCTCACCGGCGCCTCGGGCACGGGCAAGGAGGTGTTCGCGCGCTTCGTGCACGCGCGCAGCCGCCGCGCGGAGCGACCCTTCGTCACGCTCAACTGCGGCGCCATCAGCCCCCACCTCCTGGAGTCCCTGCTCTTCGGCCACAAGAAGGGCGCCTTCACCGGCGCCGTGGCGGACACCAAGGGGCTGTTCGTGGAGGCCCACGGCGGCACGCTCTTCCTCGACGAGATCGGCGACCTGCAGGGCGAGCTCCAGGTGAAGCTGCTGCGCGCCACGGAGAGCGGCGAGGTGCTGCCCGTGGGCGCGTCCCGGCCCGTCCAGGTGGACGTGCGGCTCGTGTCCGCCACCCACCAGCCCCTGCCCGAGCTCGTGGCCGACAAGCGCTTTCGCGAGGACCTGTACTGGCGGCTGCGCGGCATCGAGGTGGCGCTGCCCCGGCTCGCCGAGCGGCCCGGGGACGTGGGGCTGCTCGCGCGCCACTTCCTCCACCACGCGCGCGCCCTGGTGCCCCAGGCGGCCCTGCCCACCCTCGCCCCCGCCACCGTGCGCTGCCTGGAGACCTACGAGTGGCCCGGCAACCTGCGCGAGCTGCGGCACGAGATGCAGCGCGCCCTGGTGCTCGCCGGAGGCCGCGCGGAGGTCCTCCCCGAAGACCTCTCGCCCGCGCTGCGGCGCACCCAGGCCCCGGCGGACGCGGCGTCCGGACCGCTCACGCTGGAGCAGACGATCGAGCGGCTGGAGCGCGAGGAGCTCACGCGCGCGCTCGCCGAGTGCGCGGGCAACCGCTCCCACGCGGCGGAGAAGCTGGGCCTGTCGCGCCAGGGCCTGCTCAACAAGATGGCGCGCCACGGGCTGCGCTGA
- a CDS encoding HAMP domain-containing sensor histidine kinase: MNPSATLLLAGACVAGAVALQTLRLGRRAGPGVVLLAGFLALWMLGLVLLEQRTGELADRVLPLGMLLAAAFTQAATDVVGRAPRGLLPLAWLGSLAIALLGLLAPRLLYGPGALGAGPLFALLAGVCTVGTAAMLAWLFHLARGAQGRERRRRLALLGANVTGALGGGGLIGLHVLGVRLIGGGVLFLALSLSLVAYAAWAPEEPREREGLIQVAVQGASVSALMALGAGALSLALGTGPLWAYALLGAALALPVDAARQLLGEAVTRRLFARPQTVPLLVEAVEQQTSRAEHAETLAEVGRLASAVAHEIRNPLGVILAEAKLLELSGADAESVQALREQVARASRFVDDLLQYSRPRPLRLAEEDLARVVGEATRRARRAFGEGAPEVTLALDALRWDVDGEALGDVVVNLVTNALIAVEHRPEARVRVSQRREEGGVRIEVEDNGPGVPEAILPRLFEPFVTGRGRDAARPGTGLGLALCAKWARRQGGTLTHARPATGGARFVLFLPKP; the protein is encoded by the coding sequence GTGAACCCCTCCGCCACCCTCCTGCTCGCGGGCGCGTGCGTGGCGGGCGCCGTGGCCCTGCAGACGCTGCGGCTGGGACGCCGGGCCGGGCCGGGCGTGGTGCTGCTCGCGGGCTTCCTGGCGCTGTGGATGCTGGGGCTCGTCCTGCTGGAGCAGCGCACGGGGGAGCTCGCCGACCGGGTGCTGCCCCTGGGCATGCTGCTCGCGGCCGCCTTCACTCAGGCGGCCACGGACGTGGTGGGCCGTGCCCCTCGCGGACTGCTGCCGCTCGCGTGGCTCGGCTCGCTCGCCATCGCGCTGCTCGGCCTGCTCGCGCCCCGGTTGCTCTATGGGCCGGGGGCCTTGGGCGCGGGGCCCTTGTTCGCGCTGCTCGCGGGCGTGTGCACCGTGGGCACGGCGGCCATGCTGGCGTGGCTCTTCCACCTGGCGCGCGGGGCCCAGGGACGTGAGCGGCGCCGACGCCTGGCCTTGCTGGGCGCGAACGTCACCGGAGCGCTGGGCGGCGGCGGGCTCATCGGCCTGCACGTGCTCGGGGTGCGGCTCATTGGCGGGGGCGTGCTGTTCCTCGCCCTGAGCCTGTCGCTGGTGGCCTACGCGGCCTGGGCGCCCGAGGAGCCCCGGGAGCGCGAGGGCCTCATCCAGGTCGCCGTGCAGGGCGCGAGCGTCTCGGCGCTGATGGCGCTGGGCGCCGGGGCCCTGAGCCTCGCGCTCGGCACCGGGCCGCTCTGGGCCTATGCGCTCCTGGGCGCCGCCCTCGCGCTGCCGGTGGACGCCGCGCGGCAACTGCTCGGGGAGGCCGTCACGCGCCGGCTGTTCGCGCGGCCCCAGACGGTGCCCCTGCTGGTGGAGGCGGTGGAGCAGCAGACCTCGCGCGCCGAGCACGCGGAGACCCTGGCCGAGGTGGGACGGCTCGCCTCGGCGGTGGCGCACGAGATCCGCAACCCCCTGGGTGTCATCCTCGCCGAGGCGAAGCTCCTGGAGCTGTCCGGCGCGGACGCGGAGAGCGTCCAGGCCCTGCGCGAGCAGGTGGCGCGGGCCAGCCGCTTCGTGGACGACCTGCTCCAGTACAGCCGCCCCCGCCCGCTCCGGCTGGCCGAGGAGGACCTGGCGCGGGTGGTGGGCGAGGCGACGCGGCGCGCGCGCCGGGCCTTCGGCGAGGGCGCGCCCGAGGTGACGCTCGCGCTGGACGCGCTGCGCTGGGACGTAGATGGCGAGGCCCTGGGCGACGTGGTGGTGAACCTGGTGACCAACGCGCTCATCGCCGTGGAGCACCGGCCCGAGGCCCGGGTGCGGGTGAGCCAGCGGCGCGAGGAGGGGGGCGTGCGCATCGAGGTCGAGGACAACGGGCCGGGCGTGCCGGAGGCGATCCTTCCCCGGCTCTTCGAGCCCTTCGTCACCGGCCGGGGCCGGGACGCGGCGCGCCCGGGCACGGGCCTGGGGCTGGCGCTGTGCGCGAAGTGGGCGCGGCGGCAGGGTGGTACGCTCACCCATGCCCGGCCCGCCACCGGCGGCGCGCGCTTCGTGCTGTTCCTGCCCAAGCCATGA
- a CDS encoding SRPBCC family protein, whose amino-acid sequence MTTATLLLLVLGLLGAFDIAWFHTYKGRLVTRPECQREAWIHIARGVVYAAQFLCVPNLRFTGTAYAVWLVLFGADVTVAWLDAREEPRSRAAQGGLSGGEYVMHLVLSVCVGALLHAVFSTTWGDWRLPTGVLGSDVPGSLRLLAGGMAVGCLAVSALEVLVLVERRLGPPAPLHVRVRLPATVEQVWNLTQDHRLHPDWDHRFSSIVMLHEDTQGAYTAPPGTPDPRIQTGTVMRYEKTVLGASIRGFGRYKLHRPMRQSTFEFWSDQPHSLIARGVGLWRYTALPAGGMEFATSYTYEVRWGAFGRVVDRFAFRPLFQWYTEQSFARLARRYFGVRRPRVLGREGRKPRAFPTPLETA is encoded by the coding sequence ATGACCACCGCCACCCTGCTCCTGCTCGTGCTCGGCCTCCTCGGGGCCTTCGACATCGCCTGGTTCCATACCTACAAGGGCCGCCTCGTCACCCGCCCCGAGTGCCAGCGCGAGGCATGGATCCACATCGCGAGGGGCGTCGTGTACGCGGCCCAGTTCCTGTGCGTGCCGAACCTGCGCTTCACCGGCACCGCGTACGCCGTGTGGCTCGTGCTCTTCGGCGCCGACGTGACCGTGGCCTGGCTGGACGCGCGCGAGGAGCCCCGCTCGCGCGCCGCGCAGGGCGGCCTGTCCGGCGGCGAGTACGTGATGCACCTGGTGCTGTCGGTGTGCGTCGGCGCGCTCCTGCACGCCGTGTTCTCCACCACCTGGGGAGATTGGCGGCTGCCCACGGGCGTGCTCGGCTCGGACGTACCGGGGAGCCTCCGCCTGCTCGCGGGTGGCATGGCGGTGGGCTGCCTGGCCGTGTCGGCGCTGGAGGTGCTCGTCCTCGTGGAGCGGCGCCTGGGGCCGCCCGCGCCCCTGCACGTGCGCGTGCGCTTGCCCGCCACGGTGGAGCAGGTGTGGAACCTCACCCAGGACCACCGGCTCCACCCGGACTGGGACCACCGCTTCTCGTCCATCGTGATGCTGCACGAGGACACCCAGGGCGCTTACACCGCGCCCCCGGGCACGCCGGATCCGCGCATCCAGACGGGCACGGTGATGCGGTACGAGAAAACGGTGCTCGGCGCTTCCATCCGGGGCTTTGGCCGATACAAGCTGCACCGTCCCATGCGGCAGTCCACCTTCGAGTTCTGGAGCGACCAGCCCCACTCGCTCATCGCGCGGGGCGTGGGACTGTGGCGCTACACGGCCCTGCCCGCGGGCGGCATGGAGTTCGCCACGTCGTACACCTACGAGGTGCGCTGGGGCGCGTTCGGCCGGGTGGTGGATCGCTTCGCCTTCCGGCCGCTCTTCCAGTGGTACACCGAGCAAAGCTTCGCGCGGCTCGCGCGCCGCTACTTCGGCGTGCGCCGCCCCCGGGTGCTCGGACGCGAGGGCCGCAAGCCGCGTGCCTTCCCCACCCCGCTGGAGACGGCGTGA
- a CDS encoding fatty acid desaturase, with the protein MRPLTRHLMDVLLPLILWRVLPRNVLQVVAAALLFFAIFALFHDALHGALGLPRALNERVLTWSGVLMGVSGHAARRAHLVHHARPFAVDDPEGLAAREGPWAALLGGPACYLGLRAWGLAHAPHERDLQGREWRAVAVYFLGLVLFPAGRIFLVTMLALHATMPLWAAFLPHHPPRVLLALASGLARAGFTLPAVFVTHGLHHQHPKLDGYTLLRRWREEERLAHR; encoded by the coding sequence ATGAGACCGCTCACCCGCCACCTGATGGATGTCCTGCTCCCCCTGATCCTCTGGAGGGTGCTGCCGCGGAACGTCCTCCAGGTTGTCGCGGCGGCGCTGCTCTTCTTCGCGATCTTCGCGCTGTTCCACGACGCGCTCCATGGCGCGCTGGGCCTGCCGCGGGCGCTGAACGAGCGCGTGCTGACGTGGAGCGGGGTGCTGATGGGCGTGAGCGGTCACGCGGCCCGGCGCGCGCACCTGGTGCATCACGCGCGGCCGTTCGCGGTGGATGACCCGGAAGGCCTGGCGGCGCGCGAGGGGCCCTGGGCGGCGCTCCTGGGCGGCCCCGCGTGCTACCTGGGCCTGCGCGCCTGGGGACTGGCGCATGCGCCCCACGAGCGCGACCTCCAAGGGCGAGAGTGGCGCGCGGTGGCGGTGTACTTCCTGGGCCTCGTGCTGTTCCCCGCCGGGCGGATCTTCCTGGTCACGATGCTGGCGCTGCACGCGACCATGCCGCTGTGGGCCGCGTTCCTGCCGCATCATCCGCCGCGGGTGCTGCTCGCCCTGGCCAGCGGGCTCGCCCGCGCGGGCTTCACGCTCCCGGCGGTCTTCGTGACGCATGGCCTGCACCACCAGCATCCCAAGCTGGATGGCTACACGCTGTTGCGCCGCTGGCGGGAAGAGGAGCGGCTCGCGCACCGGTGA
- a CDS encoding RelA/SpoT domain-containing protein — MVRLLMHVSKSKLDRVGKAIAQDTYRSAEEYVEFEGVFDDYRKAHLQPLSETTLELQGWMGGFGLPYYIAQRLKRKPQIIRKLKRLSVRLSQLQDIGGARIIVPKNADVDKVLRHIEEQVAKNGHFKIERKTDYRERGRDKTGYRSLHLVLSRADVALELQIRSRVQHYWAESIERTSVIYGYHLKEEEGDPQVLRYFRCLSDAFYELEAGREASTEQRIEIDSLRESCEAVIRGSPLGNVFDSYVNEGVIKTLTEKESRSSGGLNNWVIVFDWNTGSFVSWDIVGRSPSDAVNAYVRYEKNFPADAGFEVVLIGSSEVATVRQTHSHYFGIEKYDTILETLDTSIVGFRRKIDLDVGARQILATLFRKSFWGKKSVSVDTLRNHYCKGVLTFELSLETLADKGLIHTKAGISLDLSKKAEIEGYL, encoded by the coding sequence ATGGTGAGGTTACTGATGCATGTGTCGAAATCGAAATTAGATCGAGTAGGAAAGGCTATTGCGCAGGATACGTATCGTAGTGCGGAGGAGTATGTCGAGTTTGAGGGAGTATTCGATGATTACCGAAAGGCGCACCTTCAGCCTTTGTCGGAGACGACGCTCGAACTTCAAGGTTGGATGGGTGGTTTTGGTTTACCTTATTATATCGCGCAGCGCCTTAAGCGTAAGCCCCAGATAATACGCAAGTTGAAGCGTTTGAGCGTTCGGCTAAGTCAATTGCAGGACATCGGCGGCGCTCGCATAATTGTTCCGAAGAATGCTGACGTCGATAAGGTTCTCCGACACATTGAAGAGCAGGTTGCCAAAAATGGCCACTTTAAAATCGAGCGAAAGACCGATTACCGCGAGAGAGGAAGAGATAAGACTGGGTATCGGTCGTTGCATCTTGTGCTGAGTAGGGCGGACGTTGCTCTTGAATTGCAGATTAGAAGTCGTGTGCAACACTACTGGGCGGAGAGTATTGAGCGTACGTCGGTCATTTACGGGTATCATCTAAAAGAGGAGGAAGGCGATCCGCAGGTGCTTCGCTATTTTCGATGCCTCTCTGATGCTTTCTACGAGTTGGAAGCGGGGCGAGAGGCGTCTACTGAGCAACGGATTGAAATCGATTCTCTAAGGGAGTCTTGTGAAGCTGTTATTCGCGGTTCTCCGCTTGGAAATGTCTTCGATAGCTATGTTAATGAGGGGGTGATCAAGACTCTGACTGAGAAGGAGTCGCGTAGTTCTGGTGGCTTGAATAACTGGGTTATTGTTTTTGACTGGAATACTGGCTCGTTCGTTAGCTGGGATATTGTTGGGCGTAGTCCTTCTGATGCGGTAAATGCTTATGTGCGCTATGAGAAGAATTTTCCGGCGGATGCGGGGTTTGAGGTTGTTTTGATTGGGTCGTCTGAGGTGGCGACCGTTCGTCAGACACATAGTCACTATTTTGGAATAGAAAAGTACGACACCATCTTGGAAACACTCGACACGTCGATTGTTGGTTTTCGACGTAAAATCGATCTGGATGTGGGTGCCCGACAAATTCTTGCGACATTGTTTCGCAAGAGTTTCTGGGGCAAGAAGAGTGTGTCTGTAGATACTCTGAGGAATCATTACTGCAAGGGAGTGCTTACGTTTGAGTTGTCGCTTGAGACTTTGGCGGATAAGGGGCTGATTCATACGAAGGCTGGGATTTCCCTTGATTTGTCGAAAAAGGCTGAGATTGAGGGGTATTTGTAG
- a CDS encoding type VI immunity family protein, giving the protein MSTSLPPLRVRADNGLLVARDGLILCFFMRHTHDEVASAVWTTLRTYRAAIPPHTLSAYVTPEGGLLPLDDERWEHTREELLARPSTSSLSLQLQQHSTEMGGYHFEYVGRRLEAPPFNRDENATCAVSFTLPTEYLREHGPARVRDLALAIGQDLPFSFGYASLALVTPHLDWYAARRAVRELRDRYLGLDVAHLEQTSRVLGTRARGAYWLTFLGERLLDQLGGCAHLNQRLAPSGVTLHALDDHRAWLSLGEWPEAIDTARGESPSPRLLALARALEPFLYEQEVTGWFFHDDEEGLEDMRRWIRRFCSRTGREA; this is encoded by the coding sequence GTGAGCACGAGCCTGCCTCCGCTCCGGGTGCGCGCCGACAATGGCCTCCTCGTGGCCCGAGATGGGCTCATCCTCTGCTTCTTCATGCGCCACACCCACGACGAGGTCGCCTCCGCGGTATGGACGACCTTGCGGACATACCGCGCGGCCATCCCTCCGCACACCTTGAGCGCGTACGTCACTCCGGAAGGAGGACTCCTCCCACTCGATGACGAGCGATGGGAGCACACGCGAGAGGAGCTGCTCGCGCGACCTTCCACGTCCTCACTTTCGCTCCAACTGCAGCAGCACTCCACGGAGATGGGCGGGTATCATTTCGAGTATGTCGGCCGGAGACTCGAGGCGCCGCCGTTCAATCGCGACGAGAACGCCACCTGCGCCGTGAGCTTCACCCTGCCCACCGAGTACCTGCGAGAACACGGACCCGCCCGGGTTCGCGACCTCGCCCTCGCGATCGGCCAGGACTTGCCCTTCAGTTTCGGCTACGCCAGCCTGGCACTCGTGACGCCCCACCTGGATTGGTACGCGGCGCGCCGCGCGGTTCGCGAGCTGCGCGACCGCTACCTGGGGCTGGACGTCGCGCACCTCGAGCAGACCAGCCGCGTCCTTGGCACCCGTGCACGCGGCGCCTACTGGCTCACCTTCCTCGGAGAGCGCCTGCTCGACCAACTCGGAGGATGCGCGCACTTGAACCAGCGCCTTGCTCCATCGGGAGTCACGCTCCATGCCCTGGATGACCACCGCGCCTGGCTGTCCCTGGGAGAATGGCCCGAGGCCATTGATACGGCCCGAGGAGAGAGCCCCTCCCCTCGGCTTCTCGCCCTGGCACGAGCGTTGGAGCCCTTCCTCTACGAACAAGAAGTGACGGGCTGGTTCTTTCACGATGACGAGGAAGGGCTGGAAGACATGCGCCGGTGGATCCGGCGTTTCTGTTCACGGACAGGCCGCGAGGCATGA
- a CDS encoding FHA domain-containing protein translates to MHLKFSTLTSQFLDDPQSVRRAVCWPVLVWEAPPVGVRPLFTRSTMTALSLNRPTVAEPLVLEVRKRSQLMTPATGVSLGRTPDSDIIVDDPTVSRVHATFREESQTGVWYVSDAGSHNGTWQDGTLLIPGRPLPLFDRASLRFGDVMATFLHFSAFNQFILDWLARHSRAARLPLMESGLTREGGAL, encoded by the coding sequence GTGCACCTGAAGTTCTCCACCCTGACCTCCCAGTTCCTGGATGACCCGCAGTCGGTGCGCCGCGCGGTGTGCTGGCCGGTGCTGGTGTGGGAGGCGCCGCCGGTGGGCGTGCGGCCCCTGTTCACCCGCTCCACGATGACGGCCCTGTCCCTGAACCGGCCCACCGTGGCCGAGCCGCTGGTGCTCGAGGTGCGCAAGCGCTCGCAGCTGATGACGCCCGCCACGGGGGTGTCGCTGGGCCGCACGCCGGACAGCGACATCATCGTGGACGACCCCACGGTGTCGCGCGTGCACGCCACCTTCCGGGAGGAGTCGCAGACGGGCGTCTGGTACGTGTCCGATGCCGGCAGCCACAACGGCACCTGGCAGGACGGCACGCTGCTCATCCCGGGTCGGCCCCTGCCGCTGTTCGATCGCGCGTCGCTGCGCTTCGGCGACGTGATGGCGACCTTCCTGCACTTCTCCGCCTTCAACCAGTTCATCCTCGACTGGCTCGCGCGCCACTCGCGCGCCGCCCGCCTGCCGCTGATGGAGAGCGGCTTGACGCGCGAGGGCGGAGCCCTTTAA